The following are from one region of the Vicinamibacterales bacterium genome:
- a CDS encoding PEGA domain-containing protein, with product MGFVAQAHPRAEQLVSGARASQTSAPAVGLVPATRVRFRDRRKKPVAVLKIARLWPSSKRRPVPQAADTVGLDAFSPEAGNAVASPVAAFPVSQKPAPPAPRPRSGRGIWLSVAAFGLVAAAGVGGYYLKKHPVAWPASPGSITFETAPAGIDVSVAGRNVGRTPVTVSLAPGSYDVKLGTGASARAFALTVASGTSVVQHYEMAPAPVPAAPVNGSLRVQTEPAHQAILVDGVERGASPLALEDVAAGDHEIAIRAEHGAIKRSVHVTAGQTTSVILTAAASPSNEGPVVTAGWLSVAAPIALQVREGGRLVGSTDVEKLMMSSGDHTVELANETFGFRAQRTVKIAAGKTAALKIDLPNGTVSLNAVPWADVYVDGERVGQTPIGNLSRPIGRHEVIFRHPTLGERREFVNITTQQPARLGVDFRK from the coding sequence ATGGGATTTGTGGCGCAGGCCCATCCACGCGCAGAGCAGCTTGTTAGTGGGGCGCGCGCCTCACAAACGTCTGCGCCAGCCGTCGGTTTGGTCCCGGCAACTCGGGTACGTTTTCGGGACAGGAGAAAGAAACCAGTGGCCGTCCTTAAAATCGCCCGGTTATGGCCCTCGTCGAAGCGCCGCCCTGTTCCGCAGGCGGCTGACACCGTCGGGCTCGATGCTTTCTCGCCGGAGGCCGGAAACGCCGTTGCCTCGCCGGTGGCGGCGTTCCCCGTCTCCCAGAAGCCAGCGCCGCCTGCTCCGCGTCCCCGGTCGGGGCGCGGCATCTGGCTGTCGGTCGCGGCCTTCGGTCTGGTGGCTGCAGCGGGCGTCGGCGGCTACTACCTGAAAAAGCACCCCGTCGCGTGGCCGGCCTCTCCCGGTTCGATCACGTTCGAAACCGCTCCGGCGGGCATCGACGTGTCCGTGGCCGGGCGTAACGTCGGCCGCACCCCCGTGACCGTTTCACTGGCGCCTGGATCCTACGACGTCAAGCTGGGTACGGGCGCCAGCGCCCGCGCTTTCGCGCTGACCGTTGCCTCTGGCACCTCGGTGGTGCAGCACTACGAAATGGCGCCGGCGCCGGTGCCGGCTGCGCCCGTCAACGGGTCCCTGCGCGTGCAGACCGAACCGGCGCATCAGGCGATCCTGGTGGATGGCGTCGAGCGCGGCGCGTCTCCGCTCGCGCTCGAAGACGTCGCCGCGGGCGACCATGAGATCGCGATCCGCGCCGAACACGGGGCGATCAAGCGCAGCGTGCATGTCACGGCCGGCCAGACCACCTCGGTGATTCTGACCGCCGCAGCGTCGCCGTCGAATGAAGGGCCAGTCGTCACCGCGGGATGGCTCAGCGTCGCGGCCCCGATCGCGCTCCAGGTTCGGGAGGGCGGCCGGCTGGTCGGATCGACCGACGTCGAGAAGCTCATGATGTCCTCGGGCGATCACACCGTGGAGCTCGCGAACGAGACCTTTGGCTTTCGCGCGCAGCGAACGGTCAAGATCGCCGCCGGCAAGACCGCCGCGTTGAAGATCGACCTGCCCAACGGGACGGTGAGCCTCAATGCCGTTCCCTGGGCCGATGTCTACGTGGACGGCGAGCGCGTGGGGCAGACCCCCATCGGAAATCTGTCGCGGCCGATCGGCCGCCACGAAGTCATCTTCCGTCATCCGACGCTCGGTGAACGCCGGGAGTTCGTCAACATCACCACGCAGCAGCCGGCCAGGCTCGGGGTCGACTTCCGAAAGTAA
- a CDS encoding energy transducer TonB, with protein sequence MRHAISTTALLVLIGTLPARAQEPEPLGHIRDLYSNAAYEDVLSALSVDTAPPPPELGQYRVFSLIALGRAPEAEKAAETVIIANPRFQADPDASPRVLDLFAKVRRRIAPELLKSMYVNAKSALDRKDRDVAIHGFAEIVAVADDPDLKDDAVVGELRLLASGFLELSRAMPAPVAAPAGEKPSSPAAPAPASTSPASTSPASLPASVQKVTMPIPITEVMPRWVPPEAYARLEFRGRIILRIDADGRVVSSEMLAPTTPMYDAQLVVASKQWRYKPALSNGAPVASERVVEIVLKPR encoded by the coding sequence ATGCGGCACGCAATTTCGACGACAGCACTCTTGGTGCTCATCGGGACGCTCCCGGCCCGCGCGCAGGAGCCGGAACCGCTGGGCCATATCCGCGACCTCTACTCCAATGCGGCTTACGAGGACGTCCTGTCGGCGCTGTCCGTCGACACGGCGCCGCCGCCTCCCGAACTCGGGCAGTACCGGGTATTTTCCCTGATTGCGCTGGGACGTGCCCCCGAGGCGGAGAAGGCCGCCGAGACGGTCATCATCGCCAATCCGCGCTTCCAGGCCGATCCCGACGCGTCGCCCCGCGTGCTGGACCTGTTCGCCAAGGTGCGCCGGCGGATCGCGCCGGAGCTGCTGAAGTCGATGTACGTGAATGCGAAGAGCGCGCTCGACCGCAAGGATCGCGACGTCGCCATCCACGGCTTCGCCGAGATCGTGGCGGTCGCCGACGACCCCGATCTGAAGGACGACGCCGTGGTCGGTGAGCTTCGCCTGCTGGCGTCGGGCTTTCTCGAATTGAGCCGGGCGATGCCGGCCCCTGTCGCCGCGCCGGCTGGCGAGAAGCCGTCATCGCCGGCGGCGCCGGCTCCTGCATCGACGTCCCCTGCGTCGACGTCCCCCGCGTCGCTTCCGGCATCCGTGCAGAAGGTCACCATGCCGATTCCGATCACGGAGGTGATGCCGCGCTGGGTGCCGCCCGAGGCGTATGCACGTCTCGAATTCCGCGGGCGCATCATCCTCCGGATCGACGCCGACGGACGGGTCGTGTCGTCGGAGATGCTGGCGCCGACGACCCCGATGTACGACGCACAGCTGGTGGTGGCGAGCAAGCAGTGGCGCTACAAGCCCGCCTTGAGCAATGGCGCACCCGTCGCCTCCGAACGCGTCGTCGAAATCGTGCTGAAACCGCGTTGA
- a CDS encoding PilZ domain-containing protein encodes MSGDQQQDIERRRQPRWDLNEQIGCRLEIRTRVRLVDISATGALLSADVTLPVGASGHLRAAIGPAFTPAVEVKRLAATAQRPALAMGTIFTNMDERSRRSLEEFLKKANT; translated from the coding sequence ATGAGCGGCGATCAGCAGCAGGATATCGAGCGGCGGCGACAGCCGCGCTGGGACTTGAACGAGCAGATCGGCTGTCGTCTCGAGATTCGCACCCGCGTGCGGCTCGTCGACATCAGCGCGACGGGCGCCCTGTTGTCCGCCGACGTGACGCTTCCGGTGGGCGCGTCGGGGCATTTGCGCGCCGCGATCGGGCCGGCGTTCACGCCGGCGGTCGAGGTGAAACGGCTGGCGGCGACCGCGCAGCGGCCGGCGCTGGCCATGGGCACCATTTTCACGAACATGGACGAGCGGAGTCGTCGGAGTCTCGAGGAATTCCTGAAGAAAGCCAACACATGA
- a CDS encoding sigma 54-interacting transcriptional regulator: protein MRRDGTEQLIGSSAIIAELSQEISRIARSNAKVLVTGESGVGKELVANAIHERSPRANRAMVAVNCAGLPETLLESELFGHVKGSFTGAYRDKQGKLEIADGGTIFLDEIGEMTLRMQGLLLRFMETGELQKVGADRVQGRVNVRVIAATNRNLRDMITEGTFREDLFYRLNVIHLTVPALRERREDIPALIDYFMGRFTRGQGHTVRAISPEANKLLCDYSWPGNVRELENVIERLVVTGRTETAREDDLPMEIRSQHAIGLRPKRERRRTVADDLYKKLVEERESFWTAVYPLYMQREITRGNVRDLVRKGLEDARGNYKIVAKLFNMEPRDYKRFLNFLRKHDCQLPFKEYRQ from the coding sequence ATGAGACGCGACGGAACCGAGCAGTTGATCGGCAGCAGCGCCATCATTGCCGAACTGTCGCAGGAGATCTCGCGCATCGCCCGCTCCAACGCCAAGGTCCTCGTCACGGGCGAGAGCGGCGTTGGCAAGGAGCTCGTCGCCAACGCCATCCACGAGCGCAGTCCGCGCGCCAACCGTGCGATGGTGGCGGTCAACTGCGCCGGGCTGCCGGAGACGCTCCTCGAGTCGGAGCTTTTCGGTCACGTCAAGGGCAGCTTCACCGGCGCCTACCGCGACAAACAGGGCAAGCTCGAAATCGCCGACGGCGGGACGATCTTCCTCGACGAAATCGGCGAGATGACCCTGCGCATGCAAGGACTGCTGCTCCGATTCATGGAGACCGGCGAGCTGCAGAAGGTCGGCGCCGATCGCGTGCAGGGGCGCGTCAACGTCCGGGTCATCGCAGCGACCAACCGCAACCTGCGCGACATGATCACCGAGGGCACGTTCCGGGAGGATCTGTTCTATCGCCTCAACGTCATTCACCTGACCGTGCCGGCGCTGCGCGAGCGCCGCGAAGACATCCCGGCGCTCATCGACTACTTCATGGGCCGCTTCACGCGCGGGCAGGGGCACACCGTGCGGGCGATCTCGCCGGAGGCCAACAAGCTGCTGTGCGACTATTCGTGGCCCGGCAACGTGCGCGAGCTCGAGAACGTGATCGAGCGGCTGGTGGTGACGGGGCGGACGGAAACCGCGCGTGAAGACGATCTGCCGATGGAGATCCGCAGCCAGCATGCCATCGGGCTGCGTCCAAAGCGCGAGCGCCGCCGCACCGTCGCCGACGATCTCTACAAGAAGCTGGTCGAGGAGCGCGAATCGTTCTGGACCGCCGTCTACCCGCTCTACATGCAGCGCGAGATCACGCGCGGCAACGTCCGCGATCTGGTGCGCAAGGGGCTGGAGGACGCGCGCGGCAACTACAAGATCGTCGCCAAGCTGTTCAACATGGAGCCGCGCGACTACAAGCGGTTCCTGAATTTTCTCCGCAAGCACGACTGTCAGCTGCCGTTCAAGGAGTACCGGCAATAG
- a CDS encoding polysaccharide biosynthesis/export family protein, protein MQFHRTTAAVVGLTALMGLPAGAQQAASKPSSTSETAASAAASAPLPEGYLIGAEDVLSIVFWQEKSMSADVIVRPDGKISLPLLNDVQAVGLTPDQLRSELVKAAAKFIADPNATVVVKEIHSRKVFITGNVTKPGTFPLTGEMNVLQLIALAGGLQEYGDSKNIVIMRNEGGRQQSFKFNYKDVIKQKHVEQNISLKPGDTVIVP, encoded by the coding sequence ATGCAATTCCATCGAACAACCGCCGCCGTCGTCGGCCTCACGGCGTTGATGGGTTTACCGGCAGGCGCGCAACAGGCCGCCTCGAAACCCTCGTCGACATCCGAAACGGCGGCCTCCGCGGCAGCGTCCGCGCCGCTGCCCGAGGGCTACCTGATCGGCGCGGAGGATGTGCTCTCGATTGTGTTCTGGCAGGAGAAGAGCATGTCGGCGGACGTCATCGTCCGCCCCGACGGCAAGATTTCGCTGCCCCTGCTGAACGACGTGCAGGCGGTTGGCCTGACGCCCGATCAGCTGCGATCCGAGCTGGTGAAGGCGGCGGCCAAATTCATCGCGGATCCCAATGCGACGGTCGTCGTCAAGGAGATTCACAGCCGCAAGGTGTTCATCACCGGCAATGTGACGAAGCCAGGCACCTTCCCGTTGACTGGCGAGATGAACGTGCTCCAGTTGATCGCCCTGGCGGGCGGCCTTCAGGAGTACGGGGACTCGAAGAACATCGTCATCATGCGGAACGAGGGCGGCCGTCAGCAGTCGTTCAAATTCAACTACAAGGACGTTATCAAACAGAAGCACGTCGAACAGAACATCTCGTTGAAGCCGGGCGACACCGTCATCGTCCCATAG
- a CDS encoding XrtA system polysaccharide chain length determinant: MLPGKQYKPEDILGLLRQRLWLIALPLVVCAIATFAVARKIPKKYQSQTLILVIPQRVPESYVRSTVTARIEDRLSSLREQILSRTRLEHVVQDFNLYPEKRRRSTMEDVIEGMRGDIDVKVERSDAFRVSYISDDPRTAQKVTERLASLFIEENLRDREVQAEGTSQFLDSALEEARRQLIDHEHKLEDYKRQHAGELPTQVQSNMQAIQSAQLQLQALTESINRDRDRRLVLERQVADLQVAQDPMPLVAIGAAPAAVAPSTAQQLDAAQARLQALELHYTAEHPDVKAMKVVVADLEAKLRAESPAPSPSPAGQPAPVRPATAAETLRQNRVRDLTSEMRNLDGQVDRKQADAKQVEAVIAGYQAKVDAVPTRESQLTELTRDYATLQNTYTTLLAKREDSKLAANLEKNQIGEQFKVLDPARAPERAYSPNVLLISAAGSAFGLVLGVGCAAFLEYRDTTFKSVEEIRQLIDLPVLALIPVMTSARERRAVRRRRISIGVISGLIVVGSALAVVFWKLQVG, from the coding sequence ATGCTACCTGGAAAACAGTACAAGCCGGAAGACATCCTCGGACTGCTCCGTCAGCGACTGTGGCTGATCGCGCTGCCCCTGGTCGTGTGTGCGATCGCGACCTTCGCGGTCGCGCGCAAGATCCCCAAGAAATACCAGTCTCAGACCTTGATTCTCGTCATTCCGCAGCGCGTTCCAGAGAGCTACGTGCGGTCGACTGTGACGGCGCGGATCGAGGATCGGCTGTCGTCGCTCCGCGAGCAGATTCTGAGCCGCACCCGCCTGGAACACGTCGTCCAGGACTTCAACCTCTATCCCGAGAAGCGCCGCCGCTCGACGATGGAAGACGTCATCGAGGGGATGCGGGGCGACATCGACGTGAAGGTCGAGCGCAGCGACGCCTTCCGGGTGAGCTACATCAGCGACGATCCGCGCACCGCCCAGAAGGTCACCGAGCGGCTGGCGTCGCTGTTCATCGAGGAAAACCTGCGCGACCGCGAAGTGCAGGCCGAAGGCACGAGTCAGTTCCTCGATTCTGCGCTCGAGGAGGCGCGGCGGCAGTTGATCGACCACGAGCACAAACTCGAAGACTACAAGCGCCAGCATGCCGGTGAACTGCCGACGCAGGTCCAGTCGAACATGCAAGCCATCCAGAGTGCCCAGCTGCAGCTGCAGGCGCTCACCGAGTCGATCAACCGCGACCGCGATCGCCGGCTCGTGCTCGAACGCCAGGTTGCCGACCTGCAGGTCGCCCAGGATCCGATGCCGCTGGTCGCGATCGGTGCCGCCCCGGCGGCGGTCGCGCCGAGCACGGCGCAACAGTTGGATGCGGCGCAGGCGCGGTTGCAGGCGCTCGAGCTGCACTACACCGCCGAACATCCGGACGTGAAGGCGATGAAGGTGGTCGTCGCCGATCTCGAGGCCAAGCTTCGCGCCGAGTCGCCGGCTCCGTCGCCGTCACCGGCCGGCCAACCGGCTCCGGTGAGACCGGCCACCGCGGCGGAGACGCTGCGTCAGAACCGCGTGCGGGACCTGACATCGGAGATGAGGAATCTGGACGGCCAGGTCGACCGCAAGCAGGCCGACGCGAAGCAGGTCGAGGCGGTCATCGCGGGCTACCAGGCGAAAGTGGACGCGGTGCCGACCCGGGAATCGCAGCTGACCGAGCTGACGCGCGACTACGCGACGCTGCAGAACACCTACACCACCCTGCTGGCGAAGCGCGAGGACTCCAAGCTTGCCGCGAATCTCGAGAAGAACCAGATCGGCGAGCAGTTCAAGGTACTGGATCCGGCGCGCGCACCGGAGCGGGCGTATAGCCCGAACGTGTTGCTGATCAGCGCGGCGGGATCGGCATTCGGACTCGTGCTGGGAGTAGGCTGCGCGGCATTCCTCGAGTATCGCGATACGACGTTCAAATCGGTCGAGGAGATCCGGCAGTTGATCGATCTGCCGGTGCTGGCGCTCATTCCCGTCATGACGTCGGCGCGCGAGCGTCGGGCCGTCAGGCGGCGCCGCATCTCGATTGGCGTCATTTCGGGGCTGATCGTGGTGGGATCGGCGCTGGCCGTTGTCTTCTGGAAGCTCCAGGTCGGTTGA
- a CDS encoding AAA family ATPase, with the protein MYLEHYGLTELPFELTPNPQFLFMTAQHREALANLQYGLSKAKAVTLLVGEAGMGKTTLLKAALGSELCAGVRAVHLTNPGLSREEFVETLARAFQLSDEARSSKATLLAELETQLLERRGRGEIAALVVDEAQRLSEELLEEVRLLANIETATEKLLPLVLSGQPELAERLNSTRLRQLKQRVALRCELRPLELADTAAYIATRIRRAGGEASRLFTREAVVLIHEISGGIPRTISVVCDNALLGGFAAGRHPVGTDLIKEVARDFDLKVAREPIEEPVPQARPAERPAGTELPNVTIESSTPTSLISSVAARKKEAEQSRTPPDEPGRRRSFSIFGIR; encoded by the coding sequence ATGTACCTTGAACATTACGGCCTGACCGAGCTGCCCTTCGAGCTGACGCCGAACCCGCAGTTCCTCTTCATGACGGCGCAGCACCGTGAGGCGCTCGCCAACCTGCAATACGGCCTGTCGAAGGCGAAAGCGGTGACGTTGCTGGTCGGCGAGGCCGGCATGGGCAAGACGACGCTGTTGAAGGCGGCGCTCGGATCGGAATTGTGCGCGGGCGTCCGCGCCGTCCACCTGACGAATCCCGGCCTGTCGCGCGAGGAGTTCGTCGAGACGCTCGCGCGCGCCTTCCAGTTGAGCGACGAGGCTCGCTCGTCCAAGGCGACCCTGCTGGCCGAGCTGGAGACCCAGCTGCTCGAACGGCGCGGCCGCGGCGAGATTGCGGCGCTGGTCGTCGACGAGGCGCAGCGCCTGAGTGAAGAGCTGCTCGAGGAAGTCCGGTTGCTCGCGAATATCGAGACGGCTACCGAGAAGCTCCTGCCGCTGGTGCTCTCGGGCCAGCCGGAACTCGCGGAGCGGCTCAACTCGACGCGGCTCCGGCAGCTGAAGCAGCGCGTCGCGTTGCGCTGCGAGCTCCGGCCCCTCGAGCTCGCGGACACGGCGGCCTACATCGCGACCAGGATTCGGCGGGCCGGAGGCGAGGCCTCCCGGCTCTTTACCAGGGAAGCCGTCGTGCTGATCCACGAGATCTCCGGCGGTATCCCGCGCACCATCAGCGTCGTGTGCGACAACGCCCTGCTGGGCGGCTTCGCGGCGGGACGGCATCCGGTCGGCACCGACCTCATCAAGGAAGTGGCGAGGGACTTCGATCTCAAGGTGGCGCGTGAGCCGATCGAGGAGCCCGTGCCCCAGGCGCGGCCGGCCGAACGCCCGGCCGGGACCGAACTTCCGAACGTGACGATTGAGTCCAGTACGCCAACCAGTCTGATTTCCTCGGTCGCGGCGCGTAAGAAGGAAGCGGAGCAGTCGCGGACACCACCTGACGAGCCCGGTCGCCGGCGCTCGTTCTCGATATTCGGCATTCGGTGA
- a CDS encoding CpsD/CapB family tyrosine-protein kinase produces MSRVEEALRRAGTASAPERQADLSADVRGFEQFPHERADGPRAPRHEPAVAVARNTPPATILSPRSLAPEAFGGISQDVEGKIVIDGEVAETSIEQYNRLATSLHLIQTHTGLRTLMISSALPRDGKTLTAANLALTLSESYKRHVLLIDADLRRPSVHEVFRVPNASGLADCLRGDGAISVPFIQVSPYLTILPSGPTDETPMAGLASARLQALLKNVKTRFDWVIVDTPPVGIISDASILASQLDGVLLVIGAGATPYEAVKRAVTEFGKDRIVGVVLNRVSAQTIHDKSYAQHYGRRQAGGDVR; encoded by the coding sequence ATGAGTCGCGTAGAAGAAGCATTGCGTCGGGCCGGAACGGCCAGCGCGCCGGAGCGTCAAGCGGATCTGTCGGCGGACGTACGCGGATTCGAGCAGTTTCCGCACGAGAGAGCGGACGGTCCGCGGGCACCCCGCCACGAGCCCGCGGTCGCCGTGGCCAGGAACACGCCACCCGCGACGATTCTGTCGCCGCGTTCGCTGGCGCCGGAGGCGTTTGGCGGGATCTCCCAGGACGTCGAGGGCAAGATCGTCATCGACGGCGAGGTCGCGGAGACGTCGATCGAGCAGTACAACCGGCTCGCCACCTCGTTGCATCTGATTCAGACGCACACCGGGCTGCGGACGCTGATGATTTCCAGCGCGCTGCCGCGCGACGGCAAGACCTTGACCGCCGCGAATCTGGCCTTGACGCTGAGCGAGTCCTACAAGCGCCACGTGCTGCTCATCGACGCCGACTTGCGGCGCCCGTCGGTCCACGAAGTGTTCCGCGTTCCCAACGCGTCGGGGCTGGCCGACTGCCTCCGCGGCGACGGCGCGATCTCGGTTCCCTTCATTCAGGTCTCACCGTACCTGACGATCCTGCCGTCCGGCCCGACCGACGAGACGCCGATGGCCGGCCTCGCGTCGGCGCGTCTGCAGGCGCTCTTGAAGAACGTCAAGACCCGGTTTGACTGGGTCATCGTCGACACGCCTCCGGTCGGCATCATCTCCGACGCGAGCATTCTGGCGAGTCAGCTCGACGGCGTCCTGCTGGTCATTGGCGCCGGTGCGACGCCCTACGAGGCGGTCAAACGTGCCGTCACGGAGTTCGGCAAGGATCGGATCGTCGGCGTGGTGCTGAACCGGGTGTCGGCCCAGACGATTCACGACAAGTCCTACGCGCAGCACTACGGGCGGCGGCAGGCGGGCGGAGACGTCCGATGA
- a CDS encoding TIGR03013 family XrtA/PEP-CTERM system glycosyltransferase, protein MKALSASISRRAIALVMCETLLIVLAVSLGAAIRIQSDAWDLLFQQGGIGKALLIAFVCQVCLYYADLYELRAGKDRRELFIGIVQALSATSFVLAAIYFWWPRLVIGRGVFAVSSALVLLTVSGWRFAFEWLTRQVAPRERLLVVGTGTAAVNLARELFARRQELGVEIVGFVDPDPARLGQPLINPGVIGTIEDIPSIVRARQVDRVVVNLADARGKLPMDKLLEMKLDGVTFDHLASVYEELTGKIAVENLRPSWLIFSSGFRKSRLLESAKRFLDIAVSLTGLLLAAPLLALAALAVRLSSPGPVLYRQERVGRHGRVFTVVKFRSMRQDAEAGTGAVWARQNDDRVTPIGRFMRRTRIDEIPQIWNVLRGDMSFVGPRPERPEFVEQLRQQIPFYVQRHVVRPGLTGWAQVRYSYGASVEDALEKLQYDLFYIKHLSIALDLFIIFSTIKTVILRRGA, encoded by the coding sequence ATGAAAGCGCTGTCCGCCAGCATCAGCCGTCGAGCGATCGCTCTCGTCATGTGCGAGACGCTCCTCATCGTGCTGGCGGTGTCGCTGGGCGCGGCGATTCGCATCCAGTCCGACGCGTGGGATCTGCTCTTTCAACAGGGTGGCATCGGCAAGGCCTTGTTGATCGCGTTCGTCTGTCAGGTGTGCCTGTATTACGCGGACCTCTACGAGCTGAGGGCGGGCAAGGATCGCCGCGAGCTCTTCATCGGTATCGTGCAGGCGCTGAGCGCGACCTCGTTCGTGCTGGCCGCGATTTACTTCTGGTGGCCGCGGCTGGTGATCGGCCGGGGCGTGTTCGCCGTCTCGTCGGCGCTGGTGCTCCTGACCGTCTCGGGCTGGCGGTTCGCCTTCGAGTGGCTCACGCGTCAGGTGGCGCCGCGCGAGCGGCTCCTGGTGGTCGGCACCGGAACCGCGGCCGTCAACCTGGCCCGCGAGCTCTTCGCCCGGCGCCAGGAACTCGGGGTGGAGATCGTCGGGTTCGTCGATCCCGATCCGGCCCGCCTGGGCCAGCCGCTGATCAACCCCGGCGTCATCGGGACGATCGAAGACATCCCGTCGATCGTACGGGCCAGGCAAGTGGACCGGGTCGTGGTGAACCTGGCCGATGCCCGCGGCAAGCTGCCGATGGACAAGCTCCTCGAGATGAAGCTCGATGGCGTGACCTTCGATCACCTGGCGTCGGTGTACGAGGAACTGACCGGCAAGATCGCGGTCGAGAATCTTCGACCGAGCTGGCTGATTTTCTCGTCGGGGTTCCGCAAGAGCCGTCTGCTGGAGAGCGCCAAGCGTTTTCTCGACATCGCGGTGTCACTGACCGGGCTGCTGCTGGCCGCTCCATTGCTCGCGCTCGCGGCGCTGGCGGTTCGTCTGTCGTCGCCAGGTCCCGTCCTCTACCGGCAGGAACGCGTCGGGCGGCACGGCCGGGTCTTCACCGTGGTCAAGTTCCGCTCGATGCGACAGGACGCCGAGGCCGGCACTGGCGCAGTCTGGGCGCGGCAGAACGACGACCGCGTCACGCCGATTGGCCGTTTCATGCGCCGCACGCGCATCGACGAGATCCCGCAGATCTGGAACGTGCTGCGCGGTGACATGAGCTTCGTCGGTCCGCGCCCGGAGCGACCGGAGTTCGTCGAGCAGCTGCGGCAGCAGATCCCCTTCTACGTCCAGCGCCACGTCGTCAGGCCAGGCCTGACCGGCTGGGCACAGGTGCGCTACTCCTACGGCGCCAGCGTCGAGGACGCGCTCGAGAAGCTCCAGTACGATCTCTTCTACATCAAGCACCTGTCGATTGCGCTCGACCTGTTCATCATCTTTTCGACGATCAAGACGGTCATCCTGCGGCGGGGCGCCTGA
- a CDS encoding XrtA system polysaccharide deacetylase, with translation MSDSASGRRVLNAMTIDVEDYFHVSVFDGLVPRQAWDTMESRVVDNTERMLDLFEEHDLRATFFVLGWVAERHRSLVRRIASLGHEIASHGYAHRLVYDQTPVAFRDDVRRSKALLEDATGRVVAGYRAPSYSITPRSLWALDILIEEGYSYDSSIFPIRHDRYGIPPSARHPYVIRRPGGALIEAPGSTTQMGPLNLPIGGGGYFRILPYAWTRWGIDRVNAVEQRAAIFYLHPWEIDPEQPRLHAGLLGSFRHYRNLDQTASRLRRLLAEFRFAPLATVLNETSSLGDQLPLAAALPYVW, from the coding sequence GTGTCGGATTCGGCCTCCGGCAGGCGCGTGTTGAACGCGATGACCATCGACGTGGAGGATTACTTCCACGTCAGCGTGTTCGACGGGCTCGTGCCTCGACAGGCGTGGGACACGATGGAGAGCCGCGTCGTCGACAATACCGAGCGCATGCTCGATCTGTTCGAGGAGCACGATCTCCGCGCGACCTTTTTCGTGCTGGGATGGGTGGCGGAGCGCCATCGTTCTCTGGTCCGGAGGATTGCCTCGCTCGGGCACGAGATTGCCTCGCACGGCTACGCGCATCGACTCGTCTATGACCAGACGCCGGTCGCGTTCCGTGACGACGTGCGGCGCTCCAAGGCGCTGCTGGAGGACGCCACAGGCCGGGTGGTCGCAGGATACCGCGCCCCGAGCTACTCGATCACGCCTCGATCGTTGTGGGCGCTGGACATCCTCATCGAGGAAGGCTACAGCTACGACTCCAGCATCTTTCCGATCAGGCACGATCGGTACGGCATCCCGCCATCGGCTCGGCACCCATATGTGATCAGGCGGCCGGGCGGCGCACTGATCGAAGCGCCGGGTTCGACGACGCAGATGGGACCGCTCAACCTGCCGATCGGCGGGGGAGGGTACTTCCGCATCCTGCCGTATGCATGGACACGCTGGGGCATCGACCGCGTGAACGCGGTGGAGCAGCGCGCTGCCATTTTCTACCTGCATCCCTGGGAGATCGATCCGGAGCAGCCCCGCCTTCACGCCGGATTGCTCGGATCCTTCCGCCACTACCGAAACCTCGACCAGACGGCATCGCGGCTTCGCCGCCTGCTCGCCGAGTTCCGGTTTGCGCCGCTGGCGACGGTCTTGAACGAGACATCGAGTCTCGGCGATCAGCTGCCGCTCGCGGCGGCACTCCCGTACGTGTGGTGA